The DNA segment CTGTGCTCAGCTCTTTTGACCGGAAAGTGGCACAGAGCAGTTCTGTGCCGGCTTGATGCCGGCAGGAAGGAGGCGCAGGTTGTCTGAGTACACTTCCAAAGTTGTCTGGCAGCGCGGTGGCCAGACCTTCACCGATAACCAATACAGTCGCGCGCACACTTGGCGGTTTGATGGCGGCGTGTCAGTGCCCGCTTCCTCCTCCCCGCAGGTGGTCCCGCTCCCCTATTCGGTGGCGGAGCATGTCGATCCTGAAGAAGCCTTTGTAGCGGCACTCTCCAGCTGCCACATGCTGTTTTTCCTCGCCATGGCGGCCAAGCGGGATTTTGTGGTGGATACGTACCGGGATGAAGCGGTGGGCGTGATGGGTACGATTGCGGCAGGCAGAATGGGCGTCACACAGGTCACGCTGCACCCTCGAGCGCTTTTCTCCGGGGACAAACAGCCCACCAGGGCGCAGTTGGAAAAAATGCACCACCTGGCCCACAAGCAGTGCTTTATTGCCAACTCCGTTAAGACTGAGGTGGTCATTGAGATATGCGCGTTTTGAGCCCAAGTTTGAATCACCACAATACCGTGTTTGCCCAGCAGCGGTTCACAGCCTGAACGGGCTATTTGCACTCCTGTTTGCGGTATTGGCCCGGTGAACACCCGGTTACCTGTTTGAATGCCTTTCGGAAAGCGGCTTCAGATTGATAGCCGGCTTCTTCAGCAATAGCCGCAATACTGCGCTGGCTGGTCAAGAGGCACTCCTGTGCCCCGCGCATACGCCATTGCGTCAGGTATTGCATCGGGGTGATATTGACCAGATCGCGGAAGCGGTTGACAAAGGCTGTTCTGCCCATGGCAACGGCATGTGCAAGACTATCGAGCGTCCAGGGTTTTTCCGGCTCATTGTGTATCAGGTTAAGGGCTTTGCCGATTTTCGGATCTGCCAATGCGCCCAACAAGCCGTGCTGTTCTGTTCGGTGCATTTGCAGGCGCAAGACCTCGATAAACAGCAGGTAAGCCAGGTGATTCGCCGCAGCGAAACAGCCCATCTCCCGTGTCTGAAGTTCATTGATTAATAGATCGACAATGGTGCGGATTTGAGGCTGGCAACTCTGTACTTGAAAATCCAGAATGACGGCAGGTGGCATGGCATCCAGCAATGGCCAGGCAATGCGGCTGCTGAATTCGAAAAAGCCACAGACCATGTTGGCAGACGCTGCCTGCTGCTGGTCGATCGGTTGATTGACTTGTTCCTCAGGGGGGGTTTTCGATTCGCTCGACATCACATGCTGGTGGTCATAGGGAAACAACACCAGATCACCGGCTGTCAACAGAGTTGGCTCCTGCTCAGGTCGATGTAGCCAGGCCTTGCCCAATGTCAGCAGATGAAACGGCATACGCCGTGAACCCGAGGTATCAATCGCCCAGTGGCCACAAAAATCCCCATGGGCATAGACATCCACCTTCAATCCAAGGCCCTGCAGAATTTTGCTCAAGGCATCCTTGTTATCCAGATACATAACAGCCCTATAACCAGTAAAGAGTTAAGTATGTACTATTTGATCGAAATTATGAACAAAAAGGCATATTAAGTACATCTTTCTCTACTTTATAGTCTACTTCGCAACCTGGTTGCTAACACAGATCTAACATTTTGGAGTGATGAATCATGTTAATCAGAAAGACCTTAGCCCTGTTCATTCTGGCCACCGGGCTTTTGATGGCTGCGGTAGGTTTTGCCGGTACGCCGCAAAAAAATAGTGAAGGTGTGACCGTGATCCACCTTGATGAATACAATGGCTATTTTGAGGCGAAGGAAACCGTAGCGGGTTTGAAAGCCGGTGAGTACGAATTCGTTGTTACCAATAAAGCCAATAAGCTGGTGGGGTTCCAAATCCAGAATTATAAAACTCATGCCAGGTTAGACATGTTTCCGCTGGAGCCGGGTGAGACACGCACCGCGCGGGTTACCGTTACTGAGGATGGTGTCCGTTTCCGCTGCCCCATCAACCCGACTCCCTGGTACGACCTGGATGTTATCTCACCGGCGGAATCCTCATAAACCGCAATAGAGGCTGAATGGATTCGATAGGAAGAGAGATACCGGTCTAACTTGCTGATATCTATGACATCGGCTGCCCAAGTGGCAGCCGCTGGTCCGCCTATGATGACCAGACAATGGCATGCCGCGCCCGCCTGCAATCGTACTCCCGCAAAAACACCGCTCATGACTGTCCTGCCTGTACAGACCCTGCCCGCCAGTATGAATCAACCGATATAGCCAGGACAGAAAGCCCCAGCAGGAGGATTATTAAAGGATTTATATGGAGATTTGCAACTGAACGGGACATTCACCTGTCTGCAGGATTGACAGCACGCCCGACCGGTATGCGGGCCGAAAAGTACTGGGTGCATGCACTGGCCACAGCCTTGCCGGCGCGGGATAATAAGCCCGGAGCAATCCCATCAAAACGGAGACCGGATGCTGTACAGTTTGGGGAATCAACAACCACTTTTGGTAGGTGAAGGTCACTATATCGCCCCCGGTGCTCATATCATCGGCGATGTGCGCATGCTCAGGCACAGTTCGGTGTGGTTTAATGCGGTGGTGCGTGGGGACTGTGCATCGATCACGATCGGTGAATACAGCAATGTACAGGACGGCGCGGTACTTCACGCCGACCCCGGCAGTCCGCTGACGGTGGGTAGCGGAGTCACTGTCGGTCACAAGGCGATGCTGCACGGCTGTGACATCGGCGACTACAGCCTGGTAGGGATCAATGCGGTGGTGTTGAACCGGGCCGTGATCGGCAGGTATTGTATTATTGGCGCCAATACGCTGGTCTCCGAGGATACCGTGGTGCCTGACTATTCTATGGTAGTGGGCTCGCCCGGCAAGGTGGTGAAGGCCCTGGATCAAGGCATCGGCGAGTTGCTCAAAGCCAGCAGTGATCACTATGTGGCGAATGGCAAATACTTTGCCGAGCAGTTGGTACCCCTTGGGGCTGAAGATGTGTAAACAACCGGTAACAACCCCTGTAGCAGCACAGCACCCGGTCCAGTCCCCCTGTATTTCCGTATGTGCCCTCAATGCCGAGGACATCTGTGAGGGTTGTTTTCGCAGCGCGGAAGAGATCAGTCGCTGGGGTGTCATGAATAACGGTGAGCGCCGTAGAGTGCTGAAGCGCTGCACCGAGCGGGCACGGCAGATGGGCCGTATTTGGTAATTAATCGAATGTGCCCTGCCGGATCCAAGCGCCACAGGGCCCTGAGTAAACGCACACATGACCCAATCTTTTGTCCACTTAAGAATCCACTCTGAATTTTCCCTGATGGATGGCCTGGTGCGTATCAAGCCCGCCATTGCCCGCGCCCGGGAGCTGGAGATGCCGGCTTTGGCATTGACTGATCAGTGCAACCTGTACGGCCAGATAAAATTTTACCGGGCCTGTCTCAGCGCCGGTATCAAGCCGGTGACCGGGGCGGATTTCTGGCTGAGCGAAGGCGGCGAAGGCAAGCCTACGCTGTTCACCCTCTACGCCATGAATGGCGACGGTTATCGCAATATCATTGCGCTGATTTCCCGCGCCTGGATGGAGGGGCAGTATCATGGGAATGCCTATGTAAAGCGCGAGTGGGTGCGGGAGTACAGTGCGGGCGTGTTGATGCTGTCCGGCGCCAAGTATGGTGACGTTGGGCGCGCCCTGGTTGCCGGGCGCCGCACCCAGGCGAAGGAGTTGGCAGGGGAGTGGGCGGCGCTGTTCCCCGATCGCTATTATCTGGAGCTGCAGCGCACCGGTCGTGCCGGCGACGAAGAGTACCTGCACGCAGCAGTGGATCTGGCCCAGGCAATGAATCTGCCGGTGGTGGCCACCAACGATGTGCGCTTTATGGCTGAGAGTGAGTTCGAGGCCCATGAAGTACGTGTGTGTATCCACGAGGGGCGCACTCTCGACGATCCGCGCCGGGAGCGCCGTTATTCCGCCGAGCAGTATTTTCGTACGCCCGAGGAGATGTGGTCGCTGTTCAGCGATATTCCCGAAGCGCTGCAGAACACTGTTGAAATCGCCAGGCGCTGCTCCGCGCCGATTCAGCTGGGCAAGTACTTCCTGCCGGAATACCCGATTCCCGAGGGCATGAGCGAAGACCAGTTCTTTGAAAAAATCTCCAAAGAGGGCCTGGAAAAGCGCCTGGAAAAAACCCTGGACCGCTTTGCCCCAGAGTATACCGAGCGGCGCAGGGTTTATGAGGAACGCTTGCGCTTTGAACTCGACATCATTATCCAGATGGGTTTTCCGGGCTACTTCCTGATCGTGATGGATTTTATCCAGTGGGCCAAGGATCACGATATTCCGGTGGGTCCGGGAAGGGGTTCCGGTGCCGGCTCTCTGGTGGCTTATGCACTGGATATCACCGACCTGGACCCGCTGCAGTACGATCTGCTGTTTGAGCGATTCCTCAACCCGGAGCGGATTTCCATGCCCGACTTCGATATCGACTTCTGTATGGAGAAGCGGGATCGGGTGATCGGCTATGTGGCCGACAACTATGGCCGCCAGGCGGTAAGCCAGATCATCACTTTTGGCACCATGGCCGCGAAGGCCGTGGTACGCGATGTGGCGCGGGTGCAGGGCAAGTCCTACGGCCTTGCCGACAAGCTGTCGAAAATGATTCCGCCGGATGTAGGGATGACGCTCAAGAAAGCCTATGACCAGGAAGATGTGCTGTGTGAGTTTCTCAAAAGCGACGAGGAGGGCCAGGAAATTTGGGAGATGGCCCTGCAACTCGAAGGGGTTTCGCGCAATGTGGGCAAGCACGCAGGGGGGGTGGTAATCGCACCTACCAAGCTTACGGACTTTGCCCCGCTCTATTGTGATGAAACCGGGGCGGGCCTGGTCACACAGTTCGATAAAAACGATGTGGAGGATGCGGGGCTTGTCAAGTTTGACTTTCTCGGCCTGCGTACCCTGACCATTATCGACTGGGCTGTGCATATGGTAGATAAGCAGCGCAGTCGCGACGGGCTGGAGCCGCTGGATATCGCCGCGCTGCCACTGGACGATGAAAAAACCTTCAAAATGCTCAAGCGGGCCGAGACGATTGCGGTGTTTCAGCTGGAATCCCGCGGTATGAAGGATTTGATCAAGCGCCTGCAGCCTGACAACCTGGAGGACATGATTGCACTGGTGGCTCTGTTTCGTCCGGGCCCTTTGCAGTCCGGTATGGTGGACGATTTTATCAACCGCAAACATGGCCGCGCCCAGGTGGCCTATCCGGATGCCAAATACCAGCATGAGAAACTAAAGCCCATTCTGGAGCCCACCTACGGCGTGATCGTCTACCAGGAACAGGTCATGCAGATCGCCCAGGAACTGGCGGGCTACACGCTCGGTGGTGCGGATCTGTTGCGCCGCGCCATGGGTAAGAAGAAACCGGAGGAAATGGCCAAGCAGCGCGCTGTTTTTGAAAGCGGTGCCAAAGCCCAGGGCATCGATCCCACCCTGGCAATGAAAATCTTTGACCTGGTGGAGAAGTTCGCAGGCTACGGATTTAACAAATCCCACTCTGCCGCCTACGCCCTGGTATCCTACCAGACCGCCTGGTTGAAAGCGCACTATCCGGCCCAGTTTATGGCGGCCACTATGTCCTCGGATATGGACAAAACCGACAAGGTGGTGACCTTTATCGAGGAGTGCAGGGCCATGGGGCTGACCCTGGTACCCCCGGATGTGAACCTGGGTAGCTTCCAGTTTTCAGTGGATATGGATAACCGGATTATTTACGGTCTCGGTGCCATAAAAGGGCTCGGTGAGGGCCCGATTGAAACGATAATCGCCGCGCGGGAGCGGGGAGGACCTTTTATCAACCTGTTTGATTTTTGTGCCCGTATAGACCCGCGCAAGGTGAACAAGCGCGCGATGGAAGCGCTGGTACGCTCCGGTGCTCTGGATAGTATCGGTCCGGATTCTGGCGATCGGGAGGACCTGGATTACGCCCGTGCGGTGCTGTTTAACGCCCTGGATGAAGCGACCAAAGCCGCGGAGCAGCAGACCGCCAATGCCAATGCCGGCATGATGGACCTGTTCGGGGAACTGGTACCTCAGAGCGCCGACG comes from the Microbulbifer sp. MI-G genome and includes:
- a CDS encoding OsmC family protein → MSEYTSKVVWQRGGQTFTDNQYSRAHTWRFDGGVSVPASSSPQVVPLPYSVAEHVDPEEAFVAALSSCHMLFFLAMAAKRDFVVDTYRDEAVGVMGTIAAGRMGVTQVTLHPRALFSGDKQPTRAQLEKMHHLAHKQCFIANSVKTEVVIEICAF
- a CDS encoding AraC family transcriptional regulator; amino-acid sequence: MYLDNKDALSKILQGLGLKVDVYAHGDFCGHWAIDTSGSRRMPFHLLTLGKAWLHRPEQEPTLLTAGDLVLFPYDHQHVMSSESKTPPEEQVNQPIDQQQAASANMVCGFFEFSSRIAWPLLDAMPPAVILDFQVQSCQPQIRTIVDLLINELQTREMGCFAAANHLAYLLFIEVLRLQMHRTEQHGLLGALADPKIGKALNLIHNEPEKPWTLDSLAHAVAMGRTAFVNRFRDLVNITPMQYLTQWRMRGAQECLLTSQRSIAAIAEEAGYQSEAAFRKAFKQVTGCSPGQYRKQECK
- a CDS encoding gamma carbonic anhydrase family protein; its protein translation is MLYSLGNQQPLLVGEGHYIAPGAHIIGDVRMLRHSSVWFNAVVRGDCASITIGEYSNVQDGAVLHADPGSPLTVGSGVTVGHKAMLHGCDIGDYSLVGINAVVLNRAVIGRYCIIGANTLVSEDTVVPDYSMVVGSPGKVVKALDQGIGELLKASSDHYVANGKYFAEQLVPLGAEDV
- a CDS encoding DUF1289 domain-containing protein; the protein is MCKQPVTTPVAAQHPVQSPCISVCALNAEDICEGCFRSAEEISRWGVMNNGERRRVLKRCTERARQMGRIW
- the dnaE gene encoding DNA polymerase III subunit alpha, whose amino-acid sequence is MTQSFVHLRIHSEFSLMDGLVRIKPAIARARELEMPALALTDQCNLYGQIKFYRACLSAGIKPVTGADFWLSEGGEGKPTLFTLYAMNGDGYRNIIALISRAWMEGQYHGNAYVKREWVREYSAGVLMLSGAKYGDVGRALVAGRRTQAKELAGEWAALFPDRYYLELQRTGRAGDEEYLHAAVDLAQAMNLPVVATNDVRFMAESEFEAHEVRVCIHEGRTLDDPRRERRYSAEQYFRTPEEMWSLFSDIPEALQNTVEIARRCSAPIQLGKYFLPEYPIPEGMSEDQFFEKISKEGLEKRLEKTLDRFAPEYTERRRVYEERLRFELDIIIQMGFPGYFLIVMDFIQWAKDHDIPVGPGRGSGAGSLVAYALDITDLDPLQYDLLFERFLNPERISMPDFDIDFCMEKRDRVIGYVADNYGRQAVSQIITFGTMAAKAVVRDVARVQGKSYGLADKLSKMIPPDVGMTLKKAYDQEDVLCEFLKSDEEGQEIWEMALQLEGVSRNVGKHAGGVVIAPTKLTDFAPLYCDETGAGLVTQFDKNDVEDAGLVKFDFLGLRTLTIIDWAVHMVDKQRSRDGLEPLDIAALPLDDEKTFKMLKRAETIAVFQLESRGMKDLIKRLQPDNLEDMIALVALFRPGPLQSGMVDDFINRKHGRAQVAYPDAKYQHEKLKPILEPTYGVIVYQEQVMQIAQELAGYTLGGADLLRRAMGKKKPEEMAKQRAVFESGAKAQGIDPTLAMKIFDLVEKFAGYGFNKSHSAAYALVSYQTAWLKAHYPAQFMAATMSSDMDKTDKVVTFIEECRAMGLTLVPPDVNLGSFQFSVDMDNRIIYGLGAIKGLGEGPIETIIAARERGGPFINLFDFCARIDPRKVNKRAMEALVRSGALDSIGPDSGDREDLDYARAVLFNALDEATKAAEQQTANANAGMMDLFGELVPQSADGDVYEDFRRTRCWSIRERLEGEKNTLGLYLTGHPIDEYADELGYLVKARIADLKPGRESQKVAGLVVAMRVMKTKRGDAMAIVSLDDRSGRIEAALFSEAFGEHREKLAKDALLVLDGPVANDDYSGGLKMTVNSVSTLDELRRSSVTGVRLQIHSGSAQQGLAKRLAACLQPYTGGHSKVSLEVLRSDARGLYRLPRRWNVEANDQLLQSLRELLGREQVALQYAERH